From Salarias fasciatus chromosome 8, fSalaFa1.1, whole genome shotgun sequence:
gatctctctccctctctttatctctctctctctctctctctctctctctccgctcttcctcctcctccggcacTTGTCTCACTCCTCCTCGGTTCCGCCGCCGGACGGTGTTGCTGTGGAGGCCGCGGCCGCCGTCTCCATCATCTGTGGCTCCACTGCAGGCAGGGCGGTGACGGCTGACGTCAGGCCGGAGCacgctggaggagagcaggtagAGCGGCACGTGACGCTCCCGCTCCTGGACGGCTCGTGAGCCTCCGGTCCCGCTCCTGCACGGCTCGTGACCGTCACAACAGTGGTTCATGAAATTTAACAGAACTGTATTATAGCATAATTTTAGAAAGTAGCCTTTTGTTAGTATTTtataatattaatataataataataatagcctTGTTTTCTAATTTAAACGATTTTAGGCCAAAAATATTTAGggattttttctcattttggagccTTGCCTTATGTGACACTCTTTTATTCCTTCTTGCAGTTCCCCAGACAGTTAACTGAGAGACTTACCAATTTGCATCATTCAGGGGTGCAAAATACATTCAGCCTCAGTTCATAAGGCAGAACGGTAAAACAAGGCGCTTCTAGATAATAGACACAATTTCAACATCTCCACAGGGATTGTGCTAAAAAGAAAAGTCTGTCAGTGTCTCATCTGAAGTGGAAGAAAAACCCCATGATCCCTTATAGTGTTGATGTCAATGTTTTATGTACACATTTTCACAATACTGCATGAACAAATATGGAACACCTGCCATATTAGTCCATCCCAtaccacaacaacaaagaaatagaCCACCGTCCTCTTCAACCTGCAAgttaaatattgaaaatgaaGCCAAGTAAACAAAAATCCATAAAGCTCATATCAGAAATATTACTACATATAATTTAATAGCCACAAATAATTATATTAGTACGTGTATCAAATATATTGGTCATATATGTTTTCATAAATGCTATGAAGCTGCCCTACCTCATGAATGCAGAaatcaaaaatgacaagtcaGAACAACCATTTGGCTTGAGTTGAAGGCATCGACACTGCGGTGAGACATCAATGGAACTCTGATCAATAACAAcgcattgaggaaaaaaaaaataaaaagccgtAACTGCCATGATTTTCTCCCAACATTCCCACAACCCCCCTCAAGTAGACAGAAATGCCCTAATACGCTGTAGCCCTAACTCAGATACATCAAGCAAATCTGAGACGAGGAACGTTTACATGTAAACCCGCTCCTATTGATATCACATtcctctgtttgtttacagcacAGAAGGCCTTCAGTGCCGTTCTGGGAGTCGTCCTCCTTCGCCCAGGCTGTTAGTAGTCGATGCAGCGGAGTGCAGCGATGGTGGAGGACAGTCGTCGAGGCAGCAGTTTGGCGGTCTGCCTGTATTCTTCGGGTTTCGCTCTCAGTAGCGTGACGATATGCTGCAGGGCGCGTGAGGGCTGCAGGCCCAGGGCGTCCATCACATTGCTCAGGTAGTCTGAGGGGCGCAAAGCGAGAAATCGTCAACCCAAATGACTGACTAAACATGTGGTCGACTCTTCAATGCATCACTGCAACATCCACCGCCACATGTCAATAGTGTGTTTGCATAAAGGGTTAAACTCCTGTACCAATATCTGTGGCCAACTGCTTGGTGGAATGTGGGCTCAGCTGGGGGATGAGCAAGATGGCGTCGCAGTAAGTCTGCATGGTGGCACGAGCGATGGAGCCCAGCCAGTAGTCTGCAGTGTTGTCCAGCTCGGGGAGGTCATCACCTGGAAAAGAAGGAACACAAGACACATGTAGGAAGTGACCCAGATCACTGATTCTCATCTCTGTAGCTTTGTCTAGTCACACTCATTAACGGTATGTTATGTCAATGTGaatgcatgtgtgagtgtgtgtgtgtgtgtgtgtgtgtgtgtgtgtgtgtgtgtgtgtgtgtgtgtgtgtgtgtgtgtgtgtgtgagactgtctgtctctctatctGGTGACCTTTTCTGGTTGTACTCTACTCTACCGGCCGGAACTctcagctggatggatggatgtggaaAACATCGAAAAGCAAGCTGACATGAGGATGTTGATCTGTTAGTGACCTTGTTCCGGAGGGAACGGCAGCTTCCCAGCATGCAATGCCATCTCCAACGCCGGATCCTCCTGTGTCACGAAGGGCTCCAGGTGGAGAGGCAGAGACATCAGGTACTGCCCTATCTGGAAGAGAGGAAGTCATGAGAGGTGATACATTTGTCTGATTTTCTTGAGTTCTTTCAAATTTGAATGTTATAGTGAAAGAATTAAGAAAATAGCATCATTAAAATGCCACAACCTTCATTAAAGTCCAACCTGACTCACATTTGTGATGTACTCCTGTGGCGACAGGCTGAAATTAGGCAGGTCTTCAGTGTAGCTCTCTCCTAAACCGGGTCCCTCTTGATTCTGAAATCCAGCAGCATGTGATCAGATTTTATTAGCTACCATACGGCCTACATTCAGAAGCACGTCCGCAGAGGCGAATCCTAAAGCTCACAGCGCTCAGATCTTATCTGTTAGCGGTTCAAATCAAATAACGTGGAACCCTGACATGCGGCTTTACCTCCATCTTTGAGACGAGGCAGAGCTGGTGTTTGATCTGCAGGAAGACAGAGTCGAAGGCCAGCTGGTTCGCCTGCTGATTGAGTCTGGTCAGAGCGGTTCTGGGTTCCGCTAACAAGCTGGAGTTCCCTGTGCCTTTTTCCTGCGAGGCGAAGGAAAGGGGCAGCGTgagtgcagcaggaggaggcgtgTGATAAACCAATTACAACTGTTCCCTCTAGAAGGCGTCAACGCTTCAAGCCTGGAGCGGACCTTTAACGAGTACAGCACTTCCATGAGGTTGTTGTATTCGGCGACGTTGCCCCTCTGGAGGTAGTTGTATTCCTGCCACGGGTTCTTGGTGGCGCTCTTCCTCTCGGTGGAGGTGGCCTCCTGGATGCCCGTCAGGCTGCGAGGGCTGTACGACTCAGACAGGTATTTTCCCGCCGTTCCCAGGATCCTGCAGGACGGGTCGATCGCCAATGAGGCACGTGTTTAAATCGCAAAGACAATATATACATTATGTATATATGACAGCATGTACAGTGTGAACACCCAGATGCTCTTATTGTGACTTTTTACACAGTGTTTGCCATTTAAATAGAAGCTGAATGTTTCCTAGAGCAACAAAAACCATATTCAGTGTGTGGCATTCCTCTCACTTGTTTGATAGCTGCTGTTCAAACGCCCCACATTGTCTGAGCAGCTCTCCACACGTGGCAATGATCCTGCAgggaccgacacacacacacacagagaaaacacagagcagtttttaatcaataatttaCAATGAGAATACATTACCTCACATATCAGAGAGAAATATTAACCTGACGGAGTTCTGGAAAGCTGTCCAGTCCTCCTGGAAACCTGATGAACTGGGGATATCTTCGAGTTTACACTTCTTCCTGATGGACTGGAGCGTCGTGGAGAAGTCGGACACGTACCTGCAACGCACAGGGCAGCGTGTGCGCTCAAAGCCGGGAGAGTGGTTCCCACTTAACAAGACGGAATAGAGGAGAGAAAGGCTTTTTACTTGGTGAAGAGGGCTTTGAGAGCTTTGAGGAGGCCACACACGGCAAGTCCATCAGTCAGTTTGACGCAGCGATCCACGGCTGCACTGGCCAGTCCAAACAACTTTCCTACGGAGTGACTCAACTCTTCCACACAGTCGATTACCTCCCCGTGTTCCTGGAGATAAGAGAGAAGATGGAGGGTGTGAAGCAAAAGACAGTATagacaaagagagacagaaaaaaaaaatgggaaaaaccaAAGGTGTGGTaaattaaaatttcaaataaatacatcattGATCTGAATATCAGTGACGACTCTTCACAAGGctcacattagaaaaaaaacagtcttctcTGAAGGTCAGTAAAAACACAGGAACTAAACAGCTGTTTCTAATACTGATAATGAGACACGTGTTTAACTCTGCAACTTCTCTGAACTCAGATGTTTCCTGACTGCTGAACCTGATCCTCACACACATCTCCTGCTATTAAAGGTTTCACATTCCGGTTCCTCTTGCTCCTCCCACAGCACATCATCCTATACAGCCTTATATTCAGACCAATATGCtattttttctctgtgtgtgtgtgtgtgtgtgtgtgtgtgtgttctcaccagAGGAATAGCACTGATCTGAATGAGGAGGTGGTTTTCCTCCAGGTCTCCGTACTGCAGCTGGTAAGGCTTGTAGGGATCATACAGAGCACAGACCAGCTCGGTCACCTTCAGCAGGTTGTTTTCACCTGATAAGAAGCAGAACATGAGAACACGCCTCTTCCCTCTCCgtgtttttattcctctgtGTGTACAGACCCAGGTGTGGCAGCATGGCGGCCTCCAGGCCGTGTCCGAACGTGGACGCGGTTTGATGCAGTTCCAGCAGAGTGTCCAGCCGCTGTTCCTGTGCTGCACGCTCCATGGACGAGCTCAGGCATACGGGGATCGAAGGCACCATGGCCCCCAGAGTCTGGATCAGCAGCACCGTCACAACTTCGTACGGGTTCTTAAACACCTGCCGCGACGAAAAAAGAACGAGTCAGCGTCGTATCTCGTCGCCGGAGTGAAAACCCGCGTCTATCGGTGTCTCACCTGGCTGCTCCACTGCAGCTGAGTGTGCCACGACGAGAGCAAGGTGTCATAAAACTCGGCCAGCTGCTGATTGAGACTGAGCTCACTCTGAGACAGGTCCTGCCACACGCTCACCAACTGTCCCTGGTGACGGCAAAACACACGTTAATGCCTGGCTCACACCTGAAGTCCAGgagaatgttaatgtttttttttaccttatgACACTTGTAGTAGTACGCCAGAAGCTGAGGCATTCTGTCGATCTCCGTGAAGACTTTCACAAACAGCTTCGCTTGGTCTGCAGAGAGGAAAATCCAAATAAGCGTGTGTGTGCTCGCGGCAAACTGAAGCAAACACTCGACGAGGAAGACGGAATCGCAATGAAAATGAAGAGGCTTTTCTCCGGGGCTCCTACCTATAGACATGGAATTAAAGGTTGCGACTATCTGTGGGCTGGCCATGGCCTCCAGTCTGTTCTTCAGGGCCTCTAAGTGAACACACTTTTCAGAGTAGTCCGGCGTGTCCACCAGCATGGCCAGGCTGTTCTGCATGCTGGTCAGCTTGGAGGAAATCACTGCAAGGTCCTGGGAGCAAAAAAGAAATCAGTATGATTGTCAACATCATCAAAAATAGGAAGTACTAATCATGAATTtaggattttattgtctttttctcAACACAATGAAGGTTAAAATAAAGGTATAAAGGTAAATAAAGGTAAAATCAAAGACATTCAAATACAATCACACCTAAAGATCTAAAACATACAATCATAAATTCACAGAGGCAATAAGATCAGgctaaaaacaatgaaatgaactAAATGTGACAAACATGAATGCTCTCCAGTGGATGGAGCCTTCGGGGCCTGCTGTGTGACATGCATccgtttgtttttaattaataagAATGTATCCTATTCAGGGTcactggagcagatcccagctggCTGTGGAACTCCAGGCTGGCTCCTCTGCCATTCACTGGCTTTTTAATTTAGTTGAACGAGAGATGAAGCGATGTTTGTACtggctgtgtttacacagaggCGCTCTGTATCATCCTCCTGATTTGTCCCGGGTATCGTAGATGTGTCTGCTAAAACACCTATGGACCGTCTCACGGTCATCTGCTCAATGAGATTGTTGGGGGTGTGGGGAGGAATTTTTGGGGACCTAACATGAGTTTGTCTGCCATTTAATCTGGGCTTTACATTTGACTGTCATATTGTTGAACCACGTTAACAACATGTCCATTATAGACTCTATTGTTGCTCCATAGAAGATAAATATGTTTCTACAAACATAAAAGACCCTCAGAATCCCAAGACAATGGGGGATTCTGGTATTTGTAGGAGGTAACACACGTAAATCAGCTAATACAGAACACTAAGGAAAAGGTTTGTGTCTGCAGGAGGCTGTTATACAGAACTGTTACATGGAACAGGATGACTAACTAAGGCTTAATATCACTAAGCAACAAGCCAGACTAACATAATTATATAACAGGAAGTCTTGCCGCAACTTTATCAATACCTGTGTTTTGAAGGTCTCCTCGATGTCTGCACTCAGCGTGCTCCACTTGTCTGCTTCCTGCAGGGCTTCTGCTGCCAGCTGCATTCGACTCTTCACCTGATCTATCTCCACCAGGACCTGACCAACACCATCCAAAAACATTCACTTGAAACACTCAACGTCCTTTCGATCAAAATAGCAGAAGAGATGGAGAGCTCACAGACCTGCATGGACTGCACAGTGTCCTGTTCGAACTTCTTGATGTCCTCTTTGACCAGAACCATCTGCTCCTTCAGGAAGGAGGCCTCCTGTTTCAGAGCCTCCACGTCCCGCAGCACTCGGGGCATATTCTGAAGGGCCTGATTGCTGCTCTCTTCACAGAACAACACACAGTCGGTAAGTTTTCATTCATCAAAAGGCACAGGAGGATCTTATTAGTTTAATACTATTATCTAAAAGAGATTGTGGTACAAACCTTGCTTCACAGCaaagtttgtgaaaatataagaCTCAATAAAATTATGTAAATAATGGTATAATTGTTaattgcagcattttaaaactAAACCTTTAATTACACTAATGATTGAGTGAACCTTCAATTCAcacctttaaatttgaaaaCTGGAAATTTGACACCTTACATCAAGTACATCTGGGTTTCTGATTGCTGTAGCATTGCGATGCTGAAGCAAATATGCAGTCTGAAATTCACTTACACATTTGTGACCGTTTCATTTGATCAACAGACGTGCTGACATAGAGTCAGATCCATCTGAACAACCTCGAAACACACGTTAAATCGGCACTGTTTGTTTGAGATGAGGTTTGTGATTCACTGAGCAGGTTTAATGACTATAACATTCATACCTGTTTAACAAGATGAGAGCTACAGCAAAGGCTCAAACACTTAACCACACTAAACCTTGTTTAGACTAATAATAAAAACGAACTGTCTTagtaacattttcattttttttaatgtttattaagAACAGATCTCATAAATCCCAAACAGTATTTTATTGAATTGGATTAATTTTTCATGAATAATTCAGTTTCACAGGAGATGACTACTCTCTGCTACCTAAAACAgattatcttaaaaaaaaaaaaaaaaaaaaaaaaaaaaaaaaaaaaagtggtagcAAATTTTATCAAATTActgcaaaagttttttttccgaCCTTGATGGAAAATTATATTTTTCCCATAACATACGTATCACACACAATGTAAAGTCATTGACCAAAAATACGTTTTTGTGAGGAATAAGCATGTTCCGTCTGTGTATTTTAAATTTCTTCTCACAACCCAATCCATCAGTTTTGGATGGTGACAAGTGCTCAGAAAACATTGATCTCTTTGTGTAGATGTACTTTACCCTCATTTTGTCTCCTTGTAATCCCAGAGTACACAATCAAGTATGAAGTCGTAATGTTGCAGTTTTTGTCAGACATTTTTTGTAAACTTAAAAACAGGCCAACCCTAATTTGTCAGGTTTAGGTAACAGACTGTTGAAGACTGGAACAACCAAATGTTTATTACATGCAATAACAATGACGTGgcaatgcaatttttttttctgacagctAACACGCTTTTGCAGCTCATAAGTGATGTGctgaaaaacagattaaaacaaaCGCAGTCCTGTGAACCACTCAGTTTACTGACCCTCGATGGCGTTGTTGACCTCCTggatgaagagctgcagcttcatgacCAGAGTGGCTGCGTGTGTGTCCGCCTTCCCCGGAGCCTCCTTCTGCACCACCTTGAAG
This genomic window contains:
- the cog7 gene encoding conserved oligomeric Golgi complex subunit 7 gives rise to the protein MDFSKFLDDDFDVKDWVNGAFKVVQKEAPGKADTHAATLVMKLQLFIQEVNNAIEESSNQALQNMPRVLRDVEALKQEASFLKEQMVLVKEDIKKFEQDTVQSMQVLVEIDQVKSRMQLAAEALQEADKWSTLSADIEETFKTQDLAVISSKLTSMQNSLAMLVDTPDYSEKCVHLEALKNRLEAMASPQIVATFNSMSIDQAKLFVKVFTEIDRMPQLLAYYYKCHKGQLVSVWQDLSQSELSLNQQLAEFYDTLLSSWHTQLQWSSQVFKNPYEVVTVLLIQTLGAMVPSIPVCLSSSMERAAQEQRLDTLLELHQTASTFGHGLEAAMLPHLGENNLLKVTELVCALYDPYKPYQLQYGDLEENHLLIQISAIPLEHGEVIDCVEELSHSVGKLFGLASAAVDRCVKLTDGLAVCGLLKALKALFTKYVSDFSTTLQSIRKKCKLEDIPSSSGFQEDWTAFQNSVRIIATCGELLRQCGAFEQQLSNKILGTAGKYLSESYSPRSLTGIQEATSTERKSATKNPWQEYNYLQRGNVAEYNNLMEVLYSLKEKGTGNSSLLAEPRTALTRLNQQANQLAFDSVFLQIKHQLCLVSKMENQEGPGLGESYTEDLPNFSLSPQEYITNIGQYLMSLPLHLEPFVTQEDPALEMALHAGKLPFPPEQGDDLPELDNTADYWLGSIARATMQTYCDAILLIPQLSPHSTKQLATDIDYLSNVMDALGLQPSRALQHIVTLLRAKPEEYRQTAKLLPRRLSSTIAALRCIDY